Proteins from one Cryptomeria japonica chromosome 4, Sugi_1.0, whole genome shotgun sequence genomic window:
- the LOC131079837 gene encoding probable disease resistance protein At4g33300 isoform X2, which translates to MADDSTYGVSGKPQFYVGLDKCIGDLRGLLFHSEVSIVGLQCMGGGGKTTLALALLNDPQIKGYFRDNVIFITVSQSPNLMGILETMWEKIAGRKRPEFHNLKDAHMKLQQLILSQSKPTLVILDDVWSRTNLENFLFEGPGYKTLVTTRDNSTIPTSPTTQLYQLPLLCPEDALSLFCFWAFGQPSIPSTVNANIVKQVQAKCGGLPLALKVIGSCLHGEPHEVWERAKDKISKGESISDYHKNGLIRLLEISIDSLDDVAKECFLDLGLFAEERKICADALLDIWVYARKIQWHDALSILSDLASRNLLNLTSTPRRRVAISHANASELYFSQHSVMRELALHLGCRDGVVDRKRFLMDQKERSLREKWDLLNHNACDVQVLSIHTGPMETNNWYEMNLPETEALLLLFTSSEYSLPPFLKSMKNLKFLMVLNYGAKRATIKGLDVLSSLPQLKSVRLERLSAPPVHKQSKAPPNLEKVSLSLCEGFEYAFTFNSIKLRDFSIDHSSNLEEVPLSVCYMPSVQMWSVSNCHLVQKLPSDLGNMSSMRILRLSALPGLKELPPSIGKLRLLECLDISFCEGLRELPEEIGQLKKLSEFDMRECSHLTRLPRAVCALSSLELVICDEKIGKQWMRAKNISIPELRVEIVEPQFSLDWLDD; encoded by the exons ATGGCAGACGATTCCACATATGGTGTTTCTGGAAAACCTCAGTTTTATGTGGGATTGGACAAATGTATTGGAGATTTGAGGGGACTGTTATTCCATAGCGAGGTGTCAATTGTTGGGTTGCAATGCATGGGAGGCGGTGGAAAAACTACTCTTGCTTTGGCTCTCTTGAATGATCCTCAAATAAAAG GATACTTCCGCGATAATGTCATTTTCATCACCGTATCGCAGTCCCCAAACCTGATGGGAATTTTAGAGACTATGTGGGAAAAGATTGCTGGAAGGAAGAGACCAGAATTTCATAATTTGAAAGATGCACATATGAAGCTGCAACAATTGATTTTGAGTCAATCCAAACCAACTCTGGTGATTTTAGATGATGTATGGTCCAGAACAAATTTGGAAAATTTTCTATTTGAAGGACCAGGTTACAAAACCCTTGTAACCACTAGAGACAATTCCACTATTCCAACAAGCCCGACTACCCAGCTGTATCAGTTGCCATTGTTGTGCCCAGAGGATGCGCTGTCACTTTTCTGTTTCTGGGCTTTTGGACAGCCATCAATCCCAAGCACTGTAAATGCGAATATTGTAAAACAG GTGCAAGCAAAATGTGGCGGCTTACCACTTGCTCTAAAGGTGATCGGAAGCTGTCTGCATGGGGAACCACATGAGGTTTGGGAGAGGGCAAAGGACAAGATTTCTAAAGGAGAATCCATATCAGATTATCACAAAAATGGGCTTATTCGATTATTGGAGATCAGTATCGATTCCTTAGATGATGTAGCCAAGGAATGCTTCCTAGATTTAGGATTATTTGCAGAGGAAAGGAAAATATGTGCTGATGCGCTGCTGGACATTTGGGTTTATGCTCGGAAAATACAGTGGCATGACGCTTTATCCATCTTATCGGATCTTGCAAGCAGAAACCTGTTGAATTTGACTAGCACGCCAAG GAGAAGAGTAGCAATCTCACATGCAAATGCCTCGGAGCTGTACTTTTCTCAGCATAGTGTAATGCGTGAATTGGCCCTTCATTTGGGATGCCGAGACGGTGTAGTCGACAGGAAGAGGTTCCTGATGGATCAGAAGGAGCGCAGTTTGCGGGAAAAATGGGACTTGCTTAATCATAATGCATGCGATGTTCAAGTGCTCTCCATTCACACAG GTCCCATGGAGACAAACAACTGGTATGAGATGAATTTACCTGAGACAGAGGCTCTTTTGTTACTCTTTACTTCAAGTGAATACTCTCTTCCCCCATTTCTGAAGTCCATGAAGAATCTAAAATTTCTCATGGTATTGAATTATGGAGCAAAGAGGGCGACTATAAAAGGTCTAGATGTTTTATCTTCACTTCCTCAACTCAAGAGTGTCCGCTTGGAGAGGTTGAGTGCACCACCTGTTCATAAACAAAGCAAAGCACCACCAAACTTAGAGAAGGTATCTTTAAGCTTATGTGAAGGATTTGAATATGCATTCACATTCAATAGTATCAAGCTGCGGGATTTTAGCATTGATCACTCCAGCAACTTAGAGGAGGTGCCCCTCAGTGTCTGCTATATGCCTTCTGTTCAGATGTGGTCTGTTAGCAACTGCCATCTGGTTCAGAAGTTACCTTCTGACCTTGGGAATATGAGCTCTATGAGAATCCTAAGGTTATCAGCGTTACCAGGTTTAAAAGAACTTCCACCATCAATTGGAAAACTTCGGCTTTTGGAATGTCTAGACATCTCATTCTGCGAGGGGCTCAGGGAACTTCCAGAGGAAATAGGGCAACTAAAGAagttgagtgagtttgatatgAGAGAATGTTCTCATTTGACGAGACTACCTAGAGCTGTTTGTGCACTAAGTTCCCTCGAGCTAGTTATCTGTGATGAGAAGATTGGCAAGCAATGGATGAGGGCCAAGAACATTTCAATTCCAGAGCTTCGAGTTGAAATTGTGGAACCACAGTTTAGTCTGGACTGGCTTGATGATTGA
- the LOC131079837 gene encoding probable disease resistance protein At4g33300 isoform X1, with product MADDSTYGVSGKPQFYVGLDKCIGDLRGLLFHSEVSIVGLQCMGGGGKTTLALALLNDPQIKGYFRDNVIFITVSQSPNLMGILETMWEKIAGRKRPEFHNLKDAHMKLQQLILSQSKPTLVILDDVWSRTNLENFLFEGPGYKTLVTTRDNSTIPTSPTTQLYQLPLLCPEDALSLFCFWAFGQPSIPSTVNANIVKQNCILRVQRMLFFSQVQAKCGGLPLALKVIGSCLHGEPHEVWERAKDKISKGESISDYHKNGLIRLLEISIDSLDDVAKECFLDLGLFAEERKICADALLDIWVYARKIQWHDALSILSDLASRNLLNLTSTPRRRVAISHANASELYFSQHSVMRELALHLGCRDGVVDRKRFLMDQKERSLREKWDLLNHNACDVQVLSIHTGPMETNNWYEMNLPETEALLLLFTSSEYSLPPFLKSMKNLKFLMVLNYGAKRATIKGLDVLSSLPQLKSVRLERLSAPPVHKQSKAPPNLEKVSLSLCEGFEYAFTFNSIKLRDFSIDHSSNLEEVPLSVCYMPSVQMWSVSNCHLVQKLPSDLGNMSSMRILRLSALPGLKELPPSIGKLRLLECLDISFCEGLRELPEEIGQLKKLSEFDMRECSHLTRLPRAVCALSSLELVICDEKIGKQWMRAKNISIPELRVEIVEPQFSLDWLDD from the exons ATGGCAGACGATTCCACATATGGTGTTTCTGGAAAACCTCAGTTTTATGTGGGATTGGACAAATGTATTGGAGATTTGAGGGGACTGTTATTCCATAGCGAGGTGTCAATTGTTGGGTTGCAATGCATGGGAGGCGGTGGAAAAACTACTCTTGCTTTGGCTCTCTTGAATGATCCTCAAATAAAAG GATACTTCCGCGATAATGTCATTTTCATCACCGTATCGCAGTCCCCAAACCTGATGGGAATTTTAGAGACTATGTGGGAAAAGATTGCTGGAAGGAAGAGACCAGAATTTCATAATTTGAAAGATGCACATATGAAGCTGCAACAATTGATTTTGAGTCAATCCAAACCAACTCTGGTGATTTTAGATGATGTATGGTCCAGAACAAATTTGGAAAATTTTCTATTTGAAGGACCAGGTTACAAAACCCTTGTAACCACTAGAGACAATTCCACTATTCCAACAAGCCCGACTACCCAGCTGTATCAGTTGCCATTGTTGTGCCCAGAGGATGCGCTGTCACTTTTCTGTTTCTGGGCTTTTGGACAGCCATCAATCCCAAGCACTGTAAATGCGAATATTGTAAAACAG AATTGCATATTACGGGTTCAGAGGATGTTGTTTTTCTCACAG GTGCAAGCAAAATGTGGCGGCTTACCACTTGCTCTAAAGGTGATCGGAAGCTGTCTGCATGGGGAACCACATGAGGTTTGGGAGAGGGCAAAGGACAAGATTTCTAAAGGAGAATCCATATCAGATTATCACAAAAATGGGCTTATTCGATTATTGGAGATCAGTATCGATTCCTTAGATGATGTAGCCAAGGAATGCTTCCTAGATTTAGGATTATTTGCAGAGGAAAGGAAAATATGTGCTGATGCGCTGCTGGACATTTGGGTTTATGCTCGGAAAATACAGTGGCATGACGCTTTATCCATCTTATCGGATCTTGCAAGCAGAAACCTGTTGAATTTGACTAGCACGCCAAG GAGAAGAGTAGCAATCTCACATGCAAATGCCTCGGAGCTGTACTTTTCTCAGCATAGTGTAATGCGTGAATTGGCCCTTCATTTGGGATGCCGAGACGGTGTAGTCGACAGGAAGAGGTTCCTGATGGATCAGAAGGAGCGCAGTTTGCGGGAAAAATGGGACTTGCTTAATCATAATGCATGCGATGTTCAAGTGCTCTCCATTCACACAG GTCCCATGGAGACAAACAACTGGTATGAGATGAATTTACCTGAGACAGAGGCTCTTTTGTTACTCTTTACTTCAAGTGAATACTCTCTTCCCCCATTTCTGAAGTCCATGAAGAATCTAAAATTTCTCATGGTATTGAATTATGGAGCAAAGAGGGCGACTATAAAAGGTCTAGATGTTTTATCTTCACTTCCTCAACTCAAGAGTGTCCGCTTGGAGAGGTTGAGTGCACCACCTGTTCATAAACAAAGCAAAGCACCACCAAACTTAGAGAAGGTATCTTTAAGCTTATGTGAAGGATTTGAATATGCATTCACATTCAATAGTATCAAGCTGCGGGATTTTAGCATTGATCACTCCAGCAACTTAGAGGAGGTGCCCCTCAGTGTCTGCTATATGCCTTCTGTTCAGATGTGGTCTGTTAGCAACTGCCATCTGGTTCAGAAGTTACCTTCTGACCTTGGGAATATGAGCTCTATGAGAATCCTAAGGTTATCAGCGTTACCAGGTTTAAAAGAACTTCCACCATCAATTGGAAAACTTCGGCTTTTGGAATGTCTAGACATCTCATTCTGCGAGGGGCTCAGGGAACTTCCAGAGGAAATAGGGCAACTAAAGAagttgagtgagtttgatatgAGAGAATGTTCTCATTTGACGAGACTACCTAGAGCTGTTTGTGCACTAAGTTCCCTCGAGCTAGTTATCTGTGATGAGAAGATTGGCAAGCAATGGATGAGGGCCAAGAACATTTCAATTCCAGAGCTTCGAGTTGAAATTGTGGAACCACAGTTTAGTCTGGACTGGCTTGATGATTGA